The proteins below come from a single Parachlamydiales bacterium genomic window:
- a CDS encoding GNAT family N-acetyltransferase, producing the protein MIKIIVERPEQLTPAKRQEYAALLESKLSSRLFTGRNPMGIKSGELLLLGAYAEDRLIGCLSYSVYKGLFAADLLYISVLPEFRQQGIGLSLLNFLKEDLIQRNVHVCWAMYIKEDPFTSTLQDLFAKTGWGEPHHEIIRLFLDAWEYVSPYSSYPLPKGCEIFKWTDLTDDERATLKFKDQQRSFPEHVSPFSTKYAIEPLNSLGIRCEGEIIAWLITHRVNKETIRFSVFYVSPEYRRTACFLELGNIAIAAQHNSPIQWAMCEINFTQGHSTWRRFAMRELAPHAKKIENIYISTLNLKELDWDSV; encoded by the coding sequence ATGATTAAGATCATTGTAGAAAGACCGGAACAACTGACTCCGGCAAAGCGGCAGGAATATGCTGCTTTACTGGAGTCAAAATTGTCTTCCCGCCTATTTACAGGACGCAATCCTATGGGCATTAAAAGCGGGGAGCTTTTGCTTCTAGGCGCTTATGCTGAGGATCGCTTAATCGGGTGTCTATCCTATAGTGTATATAAAGGTCTTTTTGCCGCCGATTTACTTTACATCAGCGTATTGCCTGAATTTCGTCAGCAGGGGATCGGCCTTTCACTACTGAATTTCCTAAAAGAAGACCTCATACAGCGTAATGTGCATGTCTGCTGGGCAATGTACATCAAAGAAGATCCCTTCACCTCAACATTGCAAGATTTATTCGCCAAAACCGGTTGGGGTGAACCACATCATGAAATCATTCGGCTTTTCCTTGATGCATGGGAATACGTCTCTCCCTATTCTAGCTACCCTCTTCCTAAAGGCTGCGAAATCTTTAAATGGACCGATTTGACGGATGATGAAAGAGCAACCTTGAAATTCAAAGATCAACAGAGAAGCTTTCCTGAGCACGTGAGTCCTTTTTCCACTAAATATGCTATTGAACCCTTGAATAGTCTTGGTATTCGATGCGAGGGTGAAATTATTGCCTGGTTGATTACGCATCGTGTAAATAAGGAAACAATTCGTTTTTCCGTCTTTTATGTTTCACCTGAATACCGAAGAACAGCTTGTTTCTTAGAGTTAGGCAACATAGCAATTGCAGCTCAGCATAATTCTCCCATCCAATGGGCTATGTGTGAAATAAACTTTACGCAAGGACATTCTACTTGGCGTCGCTTTGCGATGCGTGAGTTAGCTCCTCATGCAAAAAAAATTGAAAATATCTATATCTCGACTCTAAATCTAAAAGAATTAGATTGGGATTCCGTTTAA
- a CDS encoding SycD/LcrH family type III secretion system chaperone produces MKGDPQRVKRAAEAVGEEVEGQTSTKMQGMAGDLLQKGQIPKDLLGINEAMMEGIYGQAYRLYNTGKYRDACQLFRLLIMLNASESKYTMGLAACFHMLKEFRNAVGTYSLCGMLDPENPIPHFHASDCYIQMGDMMAALIALEMAVKRSGNKQQYATLKDRALLTMQSLRKEIAEGEGMKKGNAGNI; encoded by the coding sequence ATGAAGGGGGATCCGCAACGTGTAAAAAGGGCAGCAGAAGCCGTTGGTGAAGAAGTGGAAGGGCAAACTTCCACCAAAATGCAAGGTATGGCCGGTGATTTGCTTCAGAAAGGCCAGATCCCAAAAGACTTATTAGGTATTAATGAAGCAATGATGGAAGGCATTTACGGACAAGCGTATCGCCTTTACAACACAGGTAAATATAGGGATGCATGCCAATTGTTCCGTTTATTGATCATGTTAAATGCATCCGAATCAAAATATACGATGGGATTGGCCGCTTGTTTTCATATGTTAAAAGAATTTCGCAACGCAGTAGGAACATATTCACTCTGCGGAATGTTAGACCCGGAGAACCCCATACCGCATTTCCATGCTTCTGATTGCTATATCCAAATGGGGGACATGATGGCCGCTCTTATTGCCTTGGAAATGGCGGTAAAGCGTTCAGGAAACAAGCAGCAATATGCCACACTAAAAGACCGCGCATTACTTACAATGCAGAGCCTACGCAAAGAAATAGCTGAAGGCGAAGGAATGAAAAAAGGTAACGCGGGAAATATTTAA
- a CDS encoding SycD/LcrH family type III secretion system chaperone, whose protein sequence is MGQEKARTIEERVKELTPSEKDEMFKKMDVAFERVLKEKIPLFTALNIPHEVLDFTYDEAYRMYRNGHFEKAQQYFELLNLLDSKDKNFILGLAACLQMRKLYKNAADVYDVLANTIPTSPLPHFYKYECFMQMNQYDEAKASLEKVIELAGTSPEFIQMSDKAKMMLEGHVANFPVANAGAEEK, encoded by the coding sequence ATGGGCCAAGAAAAAGCAAGAACGATTGAAGAAAGGGTAAAAGAACTGACGCCTTCTGAAAAAGATGAAATGTTTAAAAAAATGGATGTTGCATTTGAAAGGGTTCTAAAGGAAAAAATTCCTTTATTTACCGCACTGAACATTCCGCATGAAGTGCTGGATTTCACTTATGATGAAGCTTACCGTATGTATCGAAATGGCCATTTCGAGAAAGCACAGCAATATTTTGAGCTTTTAAACCTTCTCGACAGTAAGGATAAAAACTTTATCTTGGGCCTTGCAGCCTGTTTGCAAATGCGTAAATTATATAAAAACGCAGCGGACGTATATGATGTCTTAGCGAATACGATCCCTACCAGCCCCCTGCCGCATTTTTATAAATACGAATGCTTCATGCAGATGAATCAATATGATGAGGCCAAAGCTTCTCTTGAAAAAGTCATAGAGCTAGCCGGAACTTCACCTGAATTCATTCAGATGTCCGACAAGGCCAAAATGATGCTTGAAGGGCATGTAGCAAATTTTCCGGTCGCAAATGCCGGAGCTGAAGAAAAATAA
- a CDS encoding type III secretion system chaperone encodes MLERHLEKLAKEWEVKRGFSTSTPGVFEIPLGDDLSIVLTAIDSGFSLYTVLGSCTVEKKGDFFLKLLASCNLGESTRGAIFSLDEKENLVLSQWVRNAPQYRDFYEIIEDYVEIVDTWRAVLELEVLAK; translated from the coding sequence ATGCTGGAAAGACACCTCGAAAAATTGGCTAAAGAGTGGGAAGTAAAGCGCGGTTTTAGTACTTCAACACCCGGTGTATTTGAAATCCCTCTAGGGGATGACCTCTCGATTGTGCTGACTGCTATTGATAGTGGATTTAGCCTTTATACGGTATTAGGATCCTGCACCGTAGAGAAAAAAGGAGATTTTTTTCTTAAGTTATTGGCTTCCTGTAATTTGGGTGAGTCCACCCGCGGCGCTATCTTCAGTCTCGATGAAAAAGAAAATTTAGTCCTTTCCCAATGGGTAAGAAATGCACCTCAATATCGAGATTTTTACGAGATCATAGAAGACTACGTTGAAATAGTAGACACCTGGCGCGCTGTATTAGAATTAGAAGTCTTAGCTAAATAG
- the sctD gene encoding type III secretion system inner membrane ring subunit SctD: MSAKLVAEEGVLKGLSFPFLEGEEWTIGRDPDNCELVIEDPDASRLHARCHRVANGLVIENLSQEQPTEVNDKVVDQPRMLQEGDTIKIGSTLFRYHISEKEENPASSEILESKVSPEKGESRMSDAEKSHLGSLASGDDAKDQNEEVEPLNSEGEQDVLESSEQEEKNPPSEAAEELLEEEILERQEEKSPISDEQDDIFPAEEHAIGAEKYSAEGQEPSHNTNTESTNKDVMDTIFQDEASNDNKDLIAEVNFDMLETGRWLLKVVGGPNTGAEFSMQAASNYLIGTDPNTCDIVFHDTSVSRQHARITISDEDTLVLEDLKSRNGTMIDGKKVEGRVALEPNVIVSVGTTSFVVFDREGEMQTIISPMLPSIVKVLQQEENKNEKIEETASVVPPLAPLPTEVTSQLEEKPTSKTTALGAFLLISLVTGLFLVVGIGTLALFRSEPVSIEEPLNINATLKDALSPFKDVKYSYNQPSGRLLLVGHVLNATDKNQLIYNLQGLPFVKTIDDKGIIIDEFVTREINPILARNKAWKGVTIQTPQPGQFVLTGYLQTRDQAEQLSEYINTNFPNLDQLDRRIIVEEEVTSSVETMLQKVGIRDVQIKITSGEVTLTGGIPSGKEAEFNRILQETKSIPGIRNVRSYVSELPAEASLVNISDRYKVSGASNQGGVNLSVVINGRILGRGDILDGMTITSIKPNVIFLEKDGIKYRVDY; this comes from the coding sequence ATGTCGGCAAAACTTGTGGCAGAAGAAGGTGTTTTAAAGGGTCTGTCCTTTCCATTTCTGGAAGGTGAAGAGTGGACCATCGGTCGTGATCCCGATAATTGTGAACTTGTCATAGAGGATCCGGATGCGTCGCGCTTACATGCTCGCTGCCACCGGGTAGCCAATGGACTGGTCATCGAGAATTTAAGTCAGGAGCAACCCACCGAAGTAAACGATAAGGTCGTAGATCAGCCGCGCATGTTGCAAGAAGGGGATACCATCAAAATTGGGAGCACACTTTTCCGATACCACATCTCTGAAAAGGAAGAAAATCCCGCAAGCTCCGAAATCTTAGAATCTAAGGTGAGCCCAGAAAAGGGGGAAAGTCGTATGTCTGATGCCGAAAAATCCCATTTAGGAAGTCTAGCTAGCGGAGACGACGCTAAAGATCAAAATGAAGAAGTCGAACCCTTAAACTCTGAAGGGGAACAAGATGTCCTCGAATCCTCTGAACAAGAGGAAAAAAATCCCCCTAGTGAAGCAGCAGAAGAATTGCTAGAAGAGGAAATATTGGAGCGTCAAGAAGAAAAAAGCCCCATTTCTGATGAACAAGATGACATTTTTCCGGCAGAAGAGCATGCTATAGGTGCGGAAAAATATTCCGCTGAAGGTCAAGAACCTTCCCATAATACTAACACAGAAAGTACAAATAAAGACGTAATGGATACTATTTTTCAGGATGAAGCTTCTAATGATAATAAGGATTTAATTGCCGAAGTTAATTTTGATATGTTGGAAACAGGTCGCTGGCTATTAAAAGTCGTAGGCGGACCTAATACAGGCGCTGAGTTTTCTATGCAGGCCGCATCCAACTATCTTATTGGTACCGACCCAAATACCTGCGATATTGTTTTTCATGATACGAGTGTTTCGCGTCAACACGCCCGCATCACGATTTCTGATGAAGATACTCTAGTTCTCGAAGATCTAAAAAGCCGTAACGGCACAATGATTGACGGTAAAAAAGTCGAAGGCCGCGTCGCATTGGAGCCAAACGTCATCGTTTCTGTAGGCACAACCTCTTTTGTCGTTTTTGACCGCGAAGGGGAAATGCAAACAATTATCTCCCCCATGCTTCCTTCCATTGTTAAAGTCCTCCAACAAGAAGAAAACAAAAACGAGAAAATAGAAGAAACTGCATCTGTAGTTCCTCCCTTAGCACCCCTTCCTACGGAAGTTACCTCGCAATTAGAAGAAAAACCTACAAGTAAGACCACAGCTCTCGGAGCATTTCTACTTATTTCCTTAGTGACAGGACTTTTCTTAGTCGTAGGCATCGGAACGTTGGCTCTATTTAGAAGCGAACCTGTTTCGATCGAAGAACCGTTAAATATTAATGCGACTCTGAAAGATGCCCTTTCTCCATTTAAAGATGTCAAATACTCTTATAATCAACCTTCGGGACGATTATTATTAGTAGGGCACGTTCTGAATGCGACTGATAAAAACCAGCTTATATATAATCTGCAAGGCCTTCCATTCGTTAAAACAATCGACGATAAGGGCATTATTATAGACGAGTTTGTCACACGTGAGATCAACCCTATCCTCGCACGTAATAAAGCTTGGAAAGGTGTAACGATTCAAACTCCTCAGCCCGGCCAGTTTGTTCTTACAGGCTACCTCCAAACACGCGACCAAGCAGAACAACTATCTGAATACATCAATACGAACTTTCCTAACCTTGACCAGTTAGATAGACGTATCATCGTAGAGGAAGAAGTCACGAGTTCCGTTGAGACGATGCTCCAAAAAGTGGGCATCCGCGATGTTCAGATAAAGATAACTAGCGGGGAAGTTACCTTGACAGGTGGCATTCCTTCCGGAAAAGAAGCTGAATTCAATCGTATTTTACAAGAAACTAAGTCTATTCCCGGCATTCGTAATGTACGTAGTTATGTCAGCGAATTGCCTGCAGAAGCTTCTCTAGTGAATATTTCAGACCGATACAAGGTATCAGGCGCCTCAAACCAAGGCGGAGTAAACCTAAGCGTCGTGATTAATGGACGTATCCTGGGAAGGGGCGATATCTTGGACGGCATGACTATTACAAGCATTAAGCCGAATGTGATATTCCTTGAAAAAGACGGAATAAAATATAGAGTAGATTATTAA
- a CDS encoding DUF5398 family protein has protein sequence MFGLEDHKKKKDKTDEFIYELETELKNRAFFSKTKERIESRIQLVKEVLRSGESKEEFDRYGTLLHGYTAFLKVIARLKTIK, from the coding sequence ATGTTTGGGCTCGAAGACCATAAAAAAAAGAAAGATAAAACTGACGAGTTCATCTATGAATTGGAAACTGAACTGAAAAATAGAGCCTTTTTCTCAAAAACGAAAGAACGTATTGAAAGCCGTATCCAATTGGTAAAAGAAGTTCTCAGAAGCGGTGAGAGCAAAGAAGAGTTTGACCGCTACGGAACGCTGTTACACGGTTATACAGCCTTCCTTAAAGTTATTGCGCGCCTCAAAACGATTAAATAG
- a CDS encoding DUF5407 family protein, with protein MPQNLQFFAGNNVQSGFNVNSLFRLVHDATISAKTKLLQIKDRKSSISIGDMFEMQMLMNHLSQLSEMSTNVVSASNSAISSMARNVKG; from the coding sequence ATGCCACAGAACCTACAGTTCTTCGCTGGTAATAACGTACAGTCTGGCTTTAATGTTAATTCACTTTTCCGTTTAGTCCATGACGCTACAATCAGCGCTAAAACTAAATTGCTGCAGATCAAAGATCGCAAAAGCTCCATCAGCATCGGCGATATGTTTGAAATGCAAATGTTGATGAACCACTTGTCACAGCTTTCTGAAATGTCGACAAACGTTGTTTCAGCATCAAACTCAGCAATATCTTCGATGGCCCGTAACGTTAAGGGTTAA
- a CDS encoding SctF chaperone SctG — protein sequence MNQDKQKVLKEDFGLLIEAGFIAVKQLDETSASRIFHAAQVISPQSVAPQIGLGYIALNKLEIKEATKIFESVIKQEPDNNLAQVFLGICFLLTKPKRSKGEEIISEVLSKTTDPTIINLAKISLEWAEKDLKTGKTRFSFEDGSKKVEKGPAAVPAKPQ from the coding sequence ATGAATCAGGATAAACAAAAAGTTTTAAAAGAAGATTTTGGTCTTCTTATTGAAGCAGGCTTCATCGCAGTCAAGCAACTCGATGAGACAAGCGCTAGCCGTATCTTTCATGCCGCTCAGGTGATTAGTCCCCAGAGCGTCGCACCTCAGATAGGGTTAGGGTATATTGCTTTGAATAAGTTGGAAATCAAAGAGGCTACCAAAATCTTTGAATCTGTCATCAAGCAAGAACCGGATAATAATTTAGCTCAGGTTTTCCTGGGGATCTGCTTCCTGCTGACCAAGCCCAAGCGTAGCAAAGGCGAAGAAATAATAAGTGAAGTCTTAAGTAAGACCACTGATCCTACAATCATCAACCTGGCGAAAATATCGCTGGAGTGGGCTGAAAAAGATTTAAAGACGGGTAAGACACGCTTTTCCTTTGAAGACGGCTCCAAAAAAGTCGAAAAAGGGCCAGCAGCAGTTCCCGCAAAACCCCAATAG
- the fliI gene encoding flagellar protein export ATPase FliI, translating to MGMDDHFDRILGGLDDIKLTTVNGRITEVVGMLIKAIVPGVKIGEVCLVKREGEPLRTEVVGFTRDEVFLSPLGEMKGIGPSSEVIPTHLPLHIKIGPNVLGRILNGLGEPMDVETKGPLICDDIYPVIQPPPDPTKRKRISDPISVGVRAIDGVLTTGQGQRVGIFAAAGGGKSTLMGMIARNAVADVNVISLIGERGRELRDFIEKDLGPEGLKKSVLVVSTSDQASQLRLNAAYVGTAIAEYFRDQGKSVILMMDSVTRFARALREVGLAAGEPPARAGYTPSVFSTLPKLLERTGNSEKGSITAFYTVLVAGDDMNEPVADEVRSILDGHIILSSDLAKKFHYPAIEVMSSASRVMNGIISKEHLQLVGKLREVLANYAKNELLIKIGEYKRGTDKMGDFAIDHIDKVIKFLKQSVDEKCSFQETVQLLRAIFK from the coding sequence ATGGGAATGGATGACCATTTTGATAGGATTTTAGGAGGGCTTGACGACATCAAGCTCACGACTGTTAACGGGCGCATCACAGAAGTCGTCGGGATGCTTATCAAAGCAATCGTCCCCGGCGTTAAGATTGGTGAAGTCTGTTTAGTCAAAAGAGAAGGCGAACCCTTACGTACTGAAGTCGTTGGTTTTACACGCGACGAAGTGTTCCTTTCGCCCCTAGGCGAAATGAAGGGTATCGGGCCATCCTCTGAGGTTATCCCCACGCATCTCCCTCTACACATTAAAATCGGCCCCAACGTTTTAGGACGTATCCTAAATGGCTTGGGCGAACCTATGGATGTAGAGACCAAAGGCCCCCTTATCTGCGATGATATCTATCCCGTCATCCAGCCCCCTCCCGATCCAACCAAACGTAAACGTATCAGCGACCCCATTTCTGTGGGTGTCAGAGCCATCGATGGTGTATTAACGACAGGACAAGGACAGCGGGTAGGTATATTCGCTGCTGCAGGCGGTGGTAAATCCACTTTGATGGGCATGATTGCCCGTAACGCCGTAGCCGATGTAAACGTGATCAGCTTAATCGGGGAAAGGGGAAGAGAACTTCGCGATTTTATAGAAAAAGACCTTGGTCCTGAGGGACTGAAGAAATCCGTCCTCGTGGTATCCACCTCAGACCAAGCTTCCCAGTTAAGACTAAACGCTGCCTACGTAGGAACGGCCATAGCCGAATATTTCCGCGACCAAGGCAAATCAGTTATCCTTATGATGGACTCCGTTACCCGTTTTGCGCGTGCTTTACGTGAAGTAGGGCTAGCAGCGGGCGAACCTCCGGCACGTGCGGGCTATACCCCTTCCGTATTCTCCACTTTGCCCAAACTCCTGGAGCGTACCGGTAACAGTGAAAAGGGGTCTATCACAGCGTTCTATACCGTTCTCGTTGCCGGCGATGATATGAACGAGCCTGTAGCGGACGAAGTACGGTCCATTCTAGACGGACACATTATCCTCTCCAGCGACCTAGCAAAAAAATTCCACTATCCTGCGATTGAAGTTATGTCCTCTGCAAGCCGTGTTATGAACGGTATTATCTCGAAAGAGCACCTGCAATTGGTCGGTAAGCTGAGGGAAGTACTGGCAAACTATGCTAAAAACGAACTGTTAATAAAAATTGGCGAATATAAACGCGGTACCGATAAAATGGGGGATTTTGCCATCGACCATATCGACAAAGTGATAAAATTCCTTAAGCAGTCTGTAGATGAAAAATGTTCATTCCAGGAGACAGTACAGCTATTAAGAGCAATATTTAAGTAG
- a CDS encoding type III secretion T3S chaperone, giving the protein MGDPRLVYPLQQIITVKENRVKEQEKVVAEKRRALEKEKEKLKEAEEARDKVKQHHKDKLTQLRSIMDEGTTSPEILQMKAYIKVVQEKLVGEEKKVKDQEGQVELAEKNLETAIEVLRIKRQEVDKLMTHRKDWTKLAMFEIERAEAVEQDEMGSIIFVGRHRSKK; this is encoded by the coding sequence ATGGGCGATCCAAGGTTGGTATACCCTCTTCAACAGATTATTACGGTGAAAGAAAACCGCGTAAAGGAACAAGAAAAAGTCGTCGCCGAAAAACGCCGAGCCCTTGAAAAAGAGAAAGAGAAGCTTAAAGAAGCCGAAGAAGCGCGAGATAAAGTTAAACAGCACCATAAAGACAAACTCACTCAGCTGCGTTCAATAATGGATGAAGGAACGACAAGTCCTGAAATTTTACAGATGAAGGCCTACATCAAAGTCGTCCAGGAAAAACTAGTAGGCGAAGAAAAAAAAGTTAAAGACCAAGAAGGTCAGGTAGAGCTTGCGGAAAAGAACCTAGAGACAGCGATTGAAGTCCTAAGGATAAAACGGCAAGAAGTCGATAAACTCATGACTCACCGCAAAGACTGGACAAAGCTAGCAATGTTCGAAATTGAAAGGGCGGAAGCCGTCGAGCAAGATGAGATGGGCTCGATTATATTTGTAGGAAGGCACCGCTCAAAAAAATAG
- the sctQ gene encoding type III secretion system cytoplasmic ring protein SctQ has translation MSTETNVPYSWLKSLPPSLFEVDEIPLTGKIQPFPWQRFVEAIIKQFELSKLSLHPKDWKWLDSQELFSGLGEDPHLIKIGLSGYEGKAIFAINKRDLQAAIYLFILHRPLELNAIDSSYEQAFYHLLTIAFCDQFTALDWEKGLQPYILPQSDFTPETMLSMDIDVEAADRHFIVRLFLDNTLRQNWKEKHTIPFEASQNPTLAQKLTLPVSIEAGYFNIRRSQWENLTAGDFVFLDSCTINDNLHDGSLLLRVYDIPYYKAQLSEGNITLDEQPSYNEMESTMPKNDDDDTDFDFDDESEHEETEHDDKTEHEDEDSDFNFDDDSDFDFDDDSEIETHTEHEDTDTENKAAATATAAAPPSPAKAAAPAKPAASASAGKKSEVVQSSAKSGSLKDIPMHVVVEVGRFQMTVEKMMELQPGNMLNLNVSPEDGVDLVVNGRRIGRGELLKFGETLGVRITEVG, from the coding sequence GTGAGCACTGAAACGAACGTACCCTACAGCTGGCTAAAATCCTTGCCGCCTTCATTATTTGAAGTGGATGAAATACCTCTAACAGGGAAAATTCAACCCTTCCCCTGGCAGCGCTTTGTTGAAGCGATTATCAAACAGTTCGAACTCAGTAAACTTTCACTGCATCCCAAAGATTGGAAATGGCTTGATAGCCAGGAACTTTTTTCAGGGCTAGGCGAAGACCCCCACCTTATTAAAATCGGCTTATCCGGATACGAAGGCAAGGCAATTTTTGCCATCAATAAACGAGACCTTCAAGCTGCCATCTATTTATTCATCCTGCACCGTCCTTTAGAATTAAATGCGATAGACAGCTCCTATGAACAAGCCTTTTACCATTTATTAACCATTGCCTTTTGCGACCAGTTCACAGCCTTGGACTGGGAAAAAGGCCTGCAGCCTTATATTTTGCCCCAAAGTGATTTCACACCTGAAACTATGCTTTCGATGGATATAGATGTGGAAGCCGCAGACAGGCATTTCATCGTCAGGCTTTTCTTGGATAATACCCTTAGACAGAACTGGAAAGAAAAACATACGATTCCTTTCGAAGCCAGCCAAAATCCGACCCTAGCTCAAAAACTTACCCTTCCCGTGAGCATAGAAGCCGGTTATTTTAATATACGCCGTTCCCAATGGGAAAACCTTACGGCGGGCGACTTCGTATTTCTGGACAGCTGCACCATTAACGATAACCTGCACGACGGCTCCCTGCTGCTGCGGGTTTACGATATCCCCTATTATAAAGCACAACTGAGCGAAGGGAATATCACTTTAGATGAACAACCCTCATACAATGAGATGGAAAGTACCATGCCTAAAAATGATGATGACGACACAGATTTTGACTTCGATGACGAGTCCGAGCATGAAGAAACAGAACATGACGACAAGACCGAGCACGAAGACGAAGATTCCGATTTTAATTTTGATGACGATTCTGATTTTGATTTTGATGATGATTCCGAAATTGAAACGCATACAGAGCATGAAGACACCGATACAGAGAATAAGGCAGCTGCTACGGCAACAGCCGCAGCGCCACCTTCTCCTGCAAAAGCCGCTGCTCCGGCCAAACCTGCAGCCTCAGCTTCCGCTGGGAAAAAAAGTGAAGTTGTCCAAAGTTCTGCTAAATCAGGCTCACTCAAAGATATCCCTATGCACGTCGTAGTCGAAGTGGGCCGTTTTCAAATGACCGTCGAGAAAATGATGGAACTTCAGCCAGGCAATATGCTCAATCTTAATGTCAGTCCTGAAGATGGCGTAGATCTAGTAGTCAATGGCAGACGCATTGGCCGGGGTGAACTTTTAAAATTCGGCGAAACATTGGGTGTGCGTATTACAGAAGTAGGATAA
- a CDS encoding protein kinase has product MSSQDFEKPIIPAPHIPDQLSDFRKIPTHIGPYKIESLLEKGGMSILYLGTHPDTKEPTTVKVLSPKYVSHPDIVQRFLNEAEIIAMADHPNIVKLYGHGEWEGGLYIAMEFIQGISLRQYILQTPMSLRKALEMVIDIAYAICHLHTHGVIHRDLKPENILVSDTGVLKVIDFGIAQLLTDTLVEGSKSKLSLIGTPIYMSPEQRDNPESVGYPSDIYSLGIIAYELIQGKLSLGQIHLSLVPKGLQKILAKALQPKPADRYQDVVDFITDISSYLHSNAVEKEKLAGDHLSELSENLKEAYKALRPPPPLWPETECAIVIHKLGNLSGGYYDFFTFHDGTLALIAGEAIAEGVKGILYTAVMRGMTKGIQATKVVTPGSFIADLQQMITLDHMDSLFTFSLLVLNPHTNKMSYLSCGHGELLVFDNENKSVEILAPGHPAIGIEHMSEFRFETRDWNIGDTIVLISHRQDVDVPFIAPNFLSEDWWLQPFQDSGHTPMQRQLENAYRRAKVQNVDLFRQRAVNMIGIRRN; this is encoded by the coding sequence ATGAGTTCTCAGGACTTTGAAAAACCTATTATACCTGCCCCCCATATTCCAGACCAATTGTCTGACTTTAGAAAGATCCCTACCCATATCGGACCTTATAAAATCGAAAGCCTCCTTGAAAAAGGAGGCATGAGCATCCTCTACCTAGGAACTCATCCCGATACCAAAGAACCCACCACTGTCAAAGTCCTCTCCCCAAAATATGTCTCGCATCCCGATATCGTGCAGCGTTTTCTGAATGAAGCCGAAATCATCGCGATGGCAGACCACCCTAACATCGTCAAACTCTACGGTCATGGCGAATGGGAGGGGGGGTTATATATCGCGATGGAGTTTATTCAAGGCATCTCTCTAAGACAATATATCTTGCAAACGCCGATGTCCCTGCGTAAGGCCCTGGAAATGGTCATTGATATTGCCTATGCTATCTGCCATCTCCACACTCACGGTGTGATTCATAGGGACTTGAAACCGGAGAATATCCTTGTCTCCGACACAGGGGTCCTTAAAGTCATCGACTTCGGTATCGCACAGCTGTTGACAGATACCCTTGTTGAAGGATCTAAATCCAAATTGAGCCTAATCGGTACTCCTATCTACATGAGTCCCGAACAACGGGACAACCCTGAAAGCGTGGGCTACCCTTCCGATATCTATTCATTAGGTATCATTGCTTATGAACTTATCCAAGGGAAGCTTAGCTTGGGTCAGATCCATCTTTCCCTAGTCCCTAAAGGTCTGCAGAAGATATTAGCAAAGGCTCTTCAACCTAAGCCCGCAGACCGCTACCAAGATGTTGTAGACTTTATCACGGACATTTCTTCCTATCTGCATTCCAATGCCGTAGAGAAAGAAAAACTAGCCGGAGACCATCTAAGCGAGCTGTCAGAAAACCTTAAAGAGGCCTATAAGGCCCTACGACCGCCACCGCCCTTATGGCCCGAAACAGAATGCGCCATTGTCATACACAAGCTAGGGAATCTTTCGGGTGGGTATTATGACTTTTTTACATTCCACGACGGAACCTTAGCATTAATAGCAGGGGAAGCCATTGCCGAAGGTGTAAAAGGCATCCTCTATACCGCTGTCATGCGTGGAATGACTAAAGGCATCCAAGCAACTAAAGTAGTTACACCCGGCAGCTTCATTGCAGATCTTCAGCAAATGATCACCTTAGATCATATGGACTCATTGTTTACTTTTTCTCTTTTAGTTCTTAATCCTCATACGAACAAAATGTCTTACCTATCGTGCGGACATGGTGAGCTGCTCGTTTTTGATAACGAAAATAAAAGTGTGGAGATCCTAGCTCCTGGGCATCCTGCCATCGGCATCGAACATATGTCAGAATTCCGTTTTGAAACACGGGATTGGAATATAGGGGATACTATTGTTTTGATTTCCCACCGCCAGGATGTGGATGTGCCGTTTATTGCACCTAACTTCCTCAGCGAGGACTGGTGGCTGCAGCCTTTTCAGGATAGCGGTCATACTCCCATGCAACGTCAATTAGAAAATGCTTACCGTCGTGCCAAAGTGCAAAATGTGGATCTTTTCCGCCAACGTGCTGTTAATATGATCGGCATTCGCAGAAATTAA